The segment GAAAGCTCTCTTTTTTTGTCTATTATAGCAACTATCAGAGTAAGTAAACCGACCTTGTAATCCTCAAAAGACAGTAGCTTTTTATGTAATGAGACAAAATCTTCAGAACTCTTAAGCAGCAGGAGCAGTAGTGACGGTCATTATCTTCCTAATCAAACCCCCACCCCCTGacagaacaaaaaaacatgaaataaataaaaaaacagtttgTTACCGAACAATCAAGTGAAAATGCAAACGAAAAGCTTCTTAAAAAACACAAACAGATACTCGATGACAAGTAGCTCTCCCCCAACTTGCGCAAGTCAGAAAAGCTCAGAAGCTACCAGACCAACTACGAGTACCTACTATAATAAACACACAGATTCGGTTTCGGTAGAGAGAGAGTTGGGTGTGTTTAGGTCGTCTAGGGTTGATAGAAGAGGACCACATCTCAATGGGGATCGATCATCGATATTTGTTTTCTTCtggatttttttgttgtttttttatctttcgATATCCAAAGTGAAAAGCTTTTAtgggtttttaaaattttgttaaaagcCCATAACATAATGGGCCTATAGGCCCAAATGAAAAATGCCCTAATAAATCCCTTATATAAAATGGTTTTTAGCAGTGTCTTCTCTCCCTCCCAGCTGCACTCTCTAGGGTTTCTCACACATTCGGCGTCTTCTCCGTATTCGAAATGGTAAACACCTCTCCCTCTTTTCTTCCTTTCTTCCAATCGTTAGGTTGTTATTACCACTGTAGCTCTACTTCTATCTAGTTTGAGCTTACGATTTGAAGTTACAAGTTACTAGTTAGCTGATGTCGTAGTATATTCTGATTGAGATCTAAGTTGCGGTTTGTTTCCTTCTAACTCAATCGCTCactcttttgttgttgttttggaTTTGATCAGGCGAAGAGAACCAAGAAGGTCGGAATCGTCGGCAAGTACGGTAAGCCTTCTCTTCCTTGTGTTTCGTCTGTACATTAGCTATGTCCTGTTCTTGCCCACGATGTTTAGACGGTAGCAAATATGTGATTTCAAGAAAGATTAGTGTAGAACTAATGATATGTTCATAACTAATgattagtgttgtttttaacattttcatttACTAGACATGTACACGTGTCTTTCTATTATGTATTAGATTAGTTTCTCTGGTTCGATTCATTTAGAGTATCAATGATTTGTATGTATGATTCGCAGGAACTCGTTATGGAGCGAGTATCAGGAAGCAGATTAAGAAGATGGAGGTGAGCCAGCACAGCAAGTACTTTTGCGAGTTCTGCGGCAAGTATGGAGTCAAGCGAAAGGCTGTTGGTATCTGGGGATGCAAGGATTGCGGCAAGGTCAAGGCCGGTGGTGCTTACACCATGAAGTAAGTTCttttgcttatatatatatcttcttttctcTATGATGGTCGTTTTCTTATAAATGTATGCGTTTTGTGTAATTGCAGCACTGCCAGTGCTGTTACCGTTAGAAGCACAATCAGGAGGTTGAGGGAGCAGATTGAGGGTTAAATCTTCCTATGCTTTTTCGTAATTTTGCTTTGTTTTGACGATTGTGTCTTTGGAGTACCAGGTTTTTGATTCGAGACATTGTTACATTTAGCCGTGAATCAATTATTCCGTGACAGTTGTTTTCTGGATTACTATTTGATTACGACTCGACTTTAATTTTCTACTTACTAACTGGGTTTTAACCATGATAGCTAATACAAAAACTtgccatttttaagtttttaattaaaattttacattccTAGTATTTGTTAGATGAGAGATCAATAGGGTTAAACAATGTGTTCTAACTTCTAATCACTAAATTCTAAACTAAACCGAAACAATAGTTTCACTTTTCTCGATTTTGCCAATGAAATTGCAAGTTCATTTTATATCTTAGGGAGGTCATTTAGAAATCATTTACGCAAAATTGAATTCCGCTGTCTGTAACCACCAACTAATATTATTTTCCAGTGGCTGCTACCTGTTTAGGTGCATGAAATTAGATTGAAAAAATAAACTGAGAAGAACATATAACAGTagaaacaaaaatccaaaaatgagACCAGACAGGCTGTTACATTTGGGACTTAATGAGATTCTTATAAAATTCCAATGTTACAACTTGATTTTAAGCTCATATCATCGTTCACCAATGATTGTACGCACCATTCAAACCACAGCTAACGTTTCAGTTGCTCATCTCATGCGCACTAGATGTATCACCAATGATTGAGAAAGCAGATGACTCATATTATCATGGTTTGTGTACCTTAAAGCCAAAGATTCTTGGGACATAACTCTGAGTCGGTTTCTGCGGCTTTAAGTTGCCGTTAGTCATCAAGAACAAGTGAGGGAATGTGGTTCCGAAGTATGCTCCATCAATATCTGCATAAATCATTCAAGAAGGGCAAACGCTAAGAAATATTATAATACTAACATGTCTCACGCTGCAGCATTTATGCAAAACGTTCAAAGCTTAGATTGTTTAAACTGAAGTAAGGATACTGCCTTGGAATTTAGATCGCGGGTAAGATATGTCTTGACATTTTGGGCAGTATATCTTCACGGTACTCGATCTCGGGATGTCGGATTGTCCAACTGGTAGACAAGATTGTCCGCAACAGAAAACTCTCGGGCATCTCCCGAAATCACACTTCTTGTACTTCTCAGTCTACAACAAGAGAAGTCGTTAAGCAAATAATGAcatcaaaaacaaacaaagaagaGTACACTAACTAACTAACCATTG is part of the Brassica rapa cultivar Chiifu-401-42 chromosome A09, CAAS_Brap_v3.01, whole genome shotgun sequence genome and harbors:
- the LOC103841877 gene encoding 60S ribosomal protein L37a-2, which produces MAKRTKKVGIVGKYGTRYGASIRKQIKKMEVSQHSKYFCEFCGKYGVKRKAVGIWGCKDCGKVKAGGAYTMNTASAVTVRSTIRRLREQIEG